The DNA sequence CAAGGCCAAGGAGCTGCTCGGATTTGAGGCAAAAGTAGATCTTGAGGAAGGCATCCGGAAGACGGCCGAGTACTACCTCGCCAATCCGGGCTGCTAATCGCCCAGGAAGGAGTCAGCATGAATACAGCGCTTGAATTCTCTGATATTCCCCAACAAGCATCCGTGGCGATTTACGGACATGGTGGTCTCGGCAAGCATGTTGCCGCTCTCCTTAAAGAGCATCGACCCGATGTCAGGATTCGTTGTTTTCTGGATTCGTTCGAGAGTCGCTCTGATCAGGAAATCCCTTGCTGGAAGTTTTTGGATTGGCCGGAGAACGAGGCTCGGATCGTGGACATGATCATCATCGCTTCCGCCTTCCGGTATGAAATATTGAGCCACATCGTTGCCTCCGCCTCCGGTGTTCACGGCATCCCAGTCCGGTTCGTCCATCCCGAGTTCCCCTTCGGCCACGATGCCGCAAGGTACTCGGAGCAACTTCAGGGGCGGTGGATGTCCAGGAATAGGATGCCCAATGTACTGGCCGTGACCTTTTCCACTGCCTGCAACTTCCGGTGTACCATGTGTATGGCCGCCAAACGTGGCATGTTGAAGAAGAATTTCATAGACCAAATGACCTTTGATCGCGTCATCGAAGAATACCATAAGGCCGGATTGGAGAAAATCGGTTTGAACGGGCATGGGGAGTCGTTGCTTCATCCTGAATTTTTCCCCTTGGTCAGGCAGGCTGCTGAGGCAGGTCTGAAAATGTCGTTGATAACCAACGGCTCTCTCTTCGACGAGGAAAAGATCAAGACCCTGCATGAACAGGGCGTGCACATCGCCCTCTCGTATTCCGGTTGGGACAAGCAGAGTTACGAGTCGCAGTATGTGGGCGGCAGATTCGACCACACAAGCCGGTTGATTCGGTTCATGGCCGAAACCCTGCCTCCAAATGCCTTCACCATCAAATCCTGTGTGTTGGACAATGAGCCGGAAACAGCAGACAAAGTCCAGGCGTTCTTCAACGACTGCGGACTGGACGTCCTGTCATACAGAATATCCCTTGCGAGCAGCCAGGGCGAGACGCTGGAATTTGGCAGTTTGTGCCAGGCCTCTGAAATCCATAGCTTTAAGCCCAGGATGGATGGAAAGATACAGCCGCTGTGCAAGCGGATGCTCAACTCATGGATGGTGCTGCCCGACGGCAGGGTGACGGTCTGCGGCTGTGGTCCGGCCATCCAGGAATTCATTGTCGGGAATATCCGGGAGCAGAGTCTTGAGGAAATGGGCCAAAGCCCGCTCTTGGCCAAGATAATCGAGTCCTTTTTGAACCGGGAGACCAAGGCCTTGGGGGCATGCTCCCGGTGTGACAAGCCCTATCATCCGTCCTTCCTGCCGCCCATGGTCGACGTCGTTTACTAGACGATGCCCCTGGAGTCTCCCCCAGCAAACCCCAATGGAGCGATATATGCTGCGACCCTTTGATGAACTGCAAGAACTCGCGGAAACCAGTCTTGAAGGTCCGCTCAGGGCGGGAGTAACCGACAGCAATCATCCTTTTGTCGTGTATGACGGGATCAGCTTTTTCCGTTTTCCCCTGGAGGCCGAGCGGCACAATTCCAAGATCGGCGTGGACAAGGGATTGGAAGACTATGGTTTTGCCGATTGCCTGGAATCGTCCGTCATCCAGATTCTCAAGGACATCTCTTTTCGTCACCAGGCCAACCGGGGGGTGGTGCCGCATATGCATTGCGACATCAAGCCCGGGGATGTGGTCGTGGAGGTGGGCGCATATCTCGGCTACTATTCCATGTGGTTCTGCAAGCAGGTCGGCCCGACGGGGCATGTGTTCGGCATCGAGTTGCAGCCCGACTGCCACGCCGTCCTCGAAAAGAATTTTTCCTTCAATTTTCCCGGGACCAGCACTGCGATCAATTGTGGGGTCCTGGACCGGAAGGATGTGGTCGAGGCCTATTGCCATAAGAACCACGCGAACAGCTTCAGGAGTGACGTCCTTCTCAAGGCGTGCCATGCGCCCATGGAGGATTTTGCCATGGTGCCGGTCCGCACGGACACCTTGGAGAACCTCTTCCGGGACCACGGCGTGCCTGAGGTCAAACTGCTGACCATCCAGGTGAACGGGGCCGAGGTCGAGGCCCTCAAGGGGTTGGGTAACGGCTTCGACAAGGTGGAAAACATTTTTGTCGCGGCTCCCTATGGCAGAGACGGGGGAGACAACGTCTCAGCCGTTGTCGAGGTGATCGAATCCAAGGGATTCGAAGTTCGCATCGAGGGCAGGACCGGAGTCTTCGCCCGTAGGCAGGGGGGCTGATATGAGCAAAGAGCGTACGGGACAGTCGCCCAGAAAGGTCAAATGCCTGGCTCCATGGACGCATTTCTATATCATGGAGAAGGGATACGGGCCGTGTTGCG is a window from the Pseudodesulfovibrio sp. S3 genome containing:
- a CDS encoding radical SAM protein, translating into MNTALEFSDIPQQASVAIYGHGGLGKHVAALLKEHRPDVRIRCFLDSFESRSDQEIPCWKFLDWPENEARIVDMIIIASAFRYEILSHIVASASGVHGIPVRFVHPEFPFGHDAARYSEQLQGRWMSRNRMPNVLAVTFSTACNFRCTMCMAAKRGMLKKNFIDQMTFDRVIEEYHKAGLEKIGLNGHGESLLHPEFFPLVRQAAEAGLKMSLITNGSLFDEEKIKTLHEQGVHIALSYSGWDKQSYESQYVGGRFDHTSRLIRFMAETLPPNAFTIKSCVLDNEPETADKVQAFFNDCGLDVLSYRISLASSQGETLEFGSLCQASEIHSFKPRMDGKIQPLCKRMLNSWMVLPDGRVTVCGCGPAIQEFIVGNIREQSLEEMGQSPLLAKIIESFLNRETKALGACSRCDKPYHPSFLPPMVDVVY
- a CDS encoding FkbM family methyltransferase, which translates into the protein MLRPFDELQELAETSLEGPLRAGVTDSNHPFVVYDGISFFRFPLEAERHNSKIGVDKGLEDYGFADCLESSVIQILKDISFRHQANRGVVPHMHCDIKPGDVVVEVGAYLGYYSMWFCKQVGPTGHVFGIELQPDCHAVLEKNFSFNFPGTSTAINCGVLDRKDVVEAYCHKNHANSFRSDVLLKACHAPMEDFAMVPVRTDTLENLFRDHGVPEVKLLTIQVNGAEVEALKGLGNGFDKVENIFVAAPYGRDGGDNVSAVVEVIESKGFEVRIEGRTGVFARRQGG